A single Biomphalaria glabrata chromosome 2, xgBioGlab47.1, whole genome shotgun sequence DNA region contains:
- the LOC129924475 gene encoding N-acetylgalactosamine kinase-like, with amino-acid sequence MAQDKNPPTLPIPEDKKERFEKIKAKFIEIYGEEPKFFSRAPGRVNLIGEHIDYCGYSVLPMAVELDIVMAVSPDTQGQISLVNTDPQYQSYNVDANQIVITKDVPHWYKYVLCGIQGIKEHFQSDTLRGFKAVVDGTVPRSAGLSSSSALVCCSALSMLKANEWTMSKEQLAEVCAKCERFIGTEGGGMDQAISLTAVAGKAKLIEFNPLRTQDVLLPPNAAFVVGNSLAEMNKAATPQFNTRVVECRLAAQVLATSQEGVKWREIRRLGELQEKLGYTLDEMLNLVTSKLHPEPYIKQEVCEILEVTPEELVETSLSANTTHVDSFSLYNRATHVYSEAKRVVQFKAICDQQPGNALEQLGELMNQSHASCRDMYDCSHPDLDTLVEVSKANGAVGSRMTGAGWGGCTVSIVNAEKVSSLLAGVKAGYYQPNPDKFSKVDEALFATTPGGGAAFYIAQHRNILFPIVH; translated from the coding sequence ATGGCCCAGGATAAAAATCCTCCTACACTTCCAATACcagaagacaaaaaagaaaggtttgaaaaaattaaagcaaaatttatagaaatttatGGAGAGGAACCAAAGTTTTTTTCTCGAGCTCCAGGCCGAGTTAACCTGATTGGTGAGCACATTGACTACTGTGGCTACTCTGTGCTACCTATGGCTGTAGAGCTGGACATCGTCATGGCAGTATCTCCTGACACCCAGGGCCAGATTTCTCTTGTTAACACTGACCCACAATATCAATCCTATAATGTTGATGCCAACCAAATTGTCATCACCAAAGATGTGCCTCACTGGTATAAGTATGTATTGTGTGGCATTCAAGGCATCAAAGAACATTTCCAGTCGGACACATTGCGAGGCTTCAAAGCTGTGGTAGATGGAACAGTTCCCAGAAGTGCTGGCCTGTCCAGTTCCAGTGCCCTAGTTTGTTGTTCGGCTCTGTCTATGTTGAAGGCTAATGAATGGACCATGTCAAAGGAACAACTGGCAGAGGTGTGTGCCAAATGTGAGCGTTTCATAGGTACAGAAGGTGGTGGCATGGATCAAGCCATTAGTCTTACAGCTGTTGCTGGCAAGGCCAAATTGATAGAATTCAACCCACTGCGTACGCAAGATGTTCTATTGCCACCAAATGCAGCCTTTGTTGTGGGCAACTCCTTGGCAGAAATGAACAAGGCAGCCACACCTCAGTTTAACACTAGAGTGGTAGAATGCAGATTAGCTGCTCAGGTTTTAGCCACATCACAGGAGGGAGTGAAATGGAGAGAGATTAGAAGACTTGGTGAGCTGCAGGAAAAATTGGGATATACGTTGGATGAGATGCTAAATCTGGTCACCTCCAAGTTACACCCTGAGCCTTATATCAAACAGGAAGTGTGTGAAATTCTAGAAGTTACCCCTGAGGAGTTGGTAGAAACTAGTCTGAGTGCCAACACTACACATGTGGACAGCTTCAGCCTTTACAACAGAGCCACACATGTTTACAGTGAAGCCAAACGAGTTGTCCAGTTCAAAGCCATCTGTGACCAGCAGCCAGGAAATGCTCTGGAACAGCTTGGTGAGCTGATGAATCAAAGTCATGCCAGCTGTAGAGATATGTACGACTGCAGTCACCCTGACCTGGACACTCTGGTGGAGGTCTCCAAAGCTAATGGAGCTGTTGGTTCAAGAATGACTGGCGCTGGATGGGGAGGCTGCACTGTATCTATCGTCAATGCAGAGAAAGTATCGTCTTTGCTGGCTGGAGTTAAGGCCGGTTACTATCAACCGAATCCAGACAAATTCTCCAAAGTGGATGAAGCTTTATTTGCAACAACACCTGGTGGTGGAGCGGCCTTCTATATTGCTCAACATCGGAATATTTTGTTTCCCATTGTTCATTGA